The nucleotide window CCGTGCGGGTCACGTTGCGATACAGCGTATCGCGCTCGACGGGAACACGGCCGGCCTCAGCGATGAGGCGCATCAGATCCTGGCGGCGCATGCCTTGCGGAGTGGTTGCGCCGGCATCGTGGTAAATCTTCTCTTCGATGACCGTGCCATCGACATCATCTGCACCGAAACGTAGCGCAATCTGGGCGATCTGCGGCGTCATCATCTGCCAATAGGCCTTGATATGCGGGAAGTTGTCGAGCAGCAGGCGGCCGACGGCAATCTGCCGCAGATCGGTCATGCCGGTGGTGCGGGGCAGATGGTCGAGCGGCGTGTTGTCCGGATGAAAGGCGAGGGGGATAAACGTCTGGAAGCCGCCCGTCTCGTCCTGTACCGCGCGCAGCCTGAGCAGGTGATCGACGCGATCCTCGTCGTTCTCAATGTGGCCGTAAAGCATGGTGGCATTGGACTTGAGGCCAGCCTGGTGCACCATGCGCGCAGTATCGAGCCACTCGCTGCCGTCGATCTTGTGATCGCAGATGATGTGGCGGACGCGGTCGGCAAAAATCTCGGCTCCGCCGCCGGGGCAGGAGTCGAGGCCCGCGGCTTTCATGCGCTCGATGGTCTCGGGGATGCTCAGCTTGGCCCGCTTGGCGAGGAAAGCAATCTCGACCATGGTGAAGGCCTTGATGTGCACTTGCGGAAAGCGCTCCTTGAGGCCGCTGATGAGGTCGAGGAAGAATTCCAGGGGCAGATCGGGATGGAGGCCGCCGACGATGTGGAACTCGGTAACGGCTTCGCTGTATCCGGAGGCTGCGGCTGCCCACGCCTGCTCGAGGTCCATGGTGTAGGAGCCGTCGGTTCCCTTTTTGCGGCCGAAGGCGCAGAGGCGGCAATTGGCCACGCAGACATTCGTCGGATTGATGTGCCGGTTGACGTTGAAGTACGTCAGGTCGCCGTGGAGCTTTTCACGCACGGTGTTGGCCAGCCAGCCAACGGCGAAGATGTCCGGCGAACCATAGAGGACCAGGCCGTCGTCGAAGTTGAGGCGCTCGCCGGCCATCACCCTGCGGGCGACAGGCTCGAGGCGAGGATCGCTGGTGCGGAAGGGCCGCGCCTGGGCGGCGGAAGAAGGTCCGAACTGGGTGCCGGCGGATACTTCGCTCATCGATAAAACCTCACCTTTGATGATACTGCAACATGGGAACTGGGCTCTTTCAGGCCGGAGCAACCGGCGGACCGGAACCTTTGCGGCGGCTACGCCGTATCCCTTATCAAAGAGCCAGAAATGCTTCTTCCGGAACCCGCCCTCCACGAGTTCCTCCGCATACGGCGAAACGGCTGATAGTATGCGTCAAAGAGCTGAGAAGCCAGAAAGCTAAGTACCCGGGAACCAAAGAGGCCAGGGCCAAACAGCCAAGGTACGTCTACTCGAGAGAACTGATTGATTTTCCGCATGCGATCTGCCGCCCAATATGCCCTCTGCCTGACCCTGCTGCCCGGTTGCGTGGCCGCACAGACCGACCGTGCAGCAAAACCAGCAGTCTTTCCGGATGTCGTCTCCTACAGCCTGGACAAGGCGCGCGTGGACCTGCCGTCCGGCTTTGAAGGGAAGGTCAATCTTCTGCTGCTCTCCTTTGAACCGGAGCAGCAAAAAGACATCGAAACCTGGTATCCGGCGGCCCAGGCATTGCAGCATACGAACTTTGCCTTTCGCTGGTACCGGCTGCCCGTGGAGGCGCGGGAAAACTTCATCTTCCGCTGGTGGGACAATTCATCGCTGCGCAGCGATGAGACCGATCCGGAGATGTGGCACTGGATCGTGCCCATCTACGTGAATAAAGACGATTTCCGGCGATCACTGCAAATTCCGAACGAGCATGAGATTGCCGTGCTGCTGGTGGACAAGGAAGGGCATGTGCTGTGGCGCAGCTCGGGCGTGATGACACCGCAGAAGCGTGCAGCGCTCGATGCCCTGCCCGAGCTACAGCTCGCGGCACAGAAGCCGGCGAGCGCCTCTCACTAACAGGCAGTCCTACTCCGAGCGCAGGGCCTGCATGGGGTCCACAGCGGCGGCCCTGCGTGCGGGAATGAGCACTGCGGCAAGCGAGACGATCATGAGCAGCAGAGGGACCGCGAGGTAAGTGAGCGGATCAAAGCGGCTGACGTGGTAGAGGCTGCCACGCAGCAGGCCGGTGGCGACAAAGGCGAGCATCAGGCCGACGATAGCACCAGAGGCCCCGAGAAAGAGGCCGCGGCTCGCGATCAGGGTGAGGATGCGACGCCGATCTGCTCCGAGCGCCATGCGCACGCCAAACTCCCGGCTGCGCTGCTCTACCAGATAGGAGAGCACCCCGAAGAGGCCGATGACCGCAAGCACGGTCGCCGAAACAGCAAAGGCAGTGAGCACCTGGAGCGTGAAGCGACGCTGAGCAAGCGATGCTTCGATCAGCGTGGAGAGCGTGGTGACGTTGTAGAGCGGAAGCTCGCGGTCCAGCGACCATACCGCCTGCTGGATGGCGGCGAAATCGGGAGTGGAGTCACCGGTGCTCCGCAAGATAAAGGCGACGCTTCCAGCCACTCCGTGGCCACCGACCTGATTGAGAGCCATGTACGTCATCGCGGGAGGATCGGTGTCGAGTGCCGCAATATGCACATCCGCGGCAATGCCGATGATGGTGAAGAGCGCGGGTCCGGACCACTCGAAACGCTGACCGATGGCATCCCGTTCAGGGTAAAGCTGGCGGGCAAAGGCCTGGCTGACGATCACCACCGGTGTGGACGGATTGTTGTCCTGGGCAGTGAAGTCGCGTCCGCGCAGGATCGGAATGCCCATGGCGCGGAAGTATCCGGGACTGACCATGGAGTTTTCCGCCCAGTGGTATTCATCCGGCGGCGCATGCTCGATGTGAATGCCGATTTCGCGTGAGTCTCCCAGTGGCAGGTGGCTGGCAATCGCAACGCGAGTGACGCCGGGGAGATGCGAAAGCCGGTCGAGGACTTCGAACTCCGCCTGCACACGCTTCGCAGGATCGGGATAGCGAGCCGCATCGAAGACCGTGCGCACCACCGTGGTGGATTGCGGGTCGAAGCCGAAGGGCGCAGAGATGAGTCGCTCGAAGCTGCGAATGAGCAGACCTCCGGCGATGAGCAGGGTGATGGCCAGGGCGATCTCCGACACCGCGATGGCATGCAGCAGGCGCTGGCTCGAACGCGTACCGCCAATCTGGGTGGTGTCCTTGAGCGCGGACTGCGGCGCGGTGTGCGAGAGCTTCCACGCCGGCACAAGGCCGAAGAGCACAGCGGCCACGACCGTGATGCCCAGCGCAAAGAGCAGCACCGGACCGTGCAGTGAAACATCATGCAGGCGTGGCACTGCGGCTGGCCCCCAATGACGGAGCGCGAGGATCAGCACCTCGGCAAGCGCGACGCCCGCGATGGCTCCTCCGGTGGAGAGCACCAGGCTCTCCACCAGGCACTGGCGCAGCAAACGGATGCGACCGGCACCGATCGCAGCACGGATGGCCATCTCTCGCGTGCGATGACCGGCACGGGCAAGCAACAGACTGGCCACATTGGCGCAGGCGATGAGGAGCACGCAGGCGACAGCGGCCATCAACAATAGGGCCAGAGGCCGGGCTTTCTGCATGGAGTAGGCCGCGAAGGGATAAAGGCTCGTCTCGAGACGCAGCGTACCGGAATAAATATCGGAGTGCTCGGTCTCAAAGGCCGCACAGAGGTGAGCGATCTCGGTGCGTGCCTGCTCGACGCTCACGCCTGGGCGCAGCCGACCGACAAGGCCGACGCCGAACTCCATGATGCGGTTATGCGGCTCAAGCAATTTTGGCGAAGGCACATCGGGGAGCCAAAGATCAGCCATCTCCGAGAAGGGCTTGCCATCGAAGGGAAAGCGGAAAGACGGCGGCATGATGCCGATCACCTGCACCGGTCTTTCGTCGAGCTGGATCGTCCTGCCAAGGATGGCGCGATCACCGCGGTATTCGTTCTGCCAAAGACGCCAGGAGAGAACAGCAACGGCGTCATGTCCAGGCTTGTCCTCTTCTTTCGTGAATGTGCGGCCGAGCACAGGTGAGACTCCGAGCAGCGGAAAGATCGAGGGAGAGACGGTGGCTGCGTTGATGCGCATCGGCTGACCAGAGCCGGTGAGGTTCAGTCCCTCACTGTTGTATGTGCCCATCGCCTCGAAGGATCGGCTGCGGGCCATGTAATCGCGCGCCTCCTGCACGGAGACACCGACTTCATCGAGGCTCATGGCGGGCAGGGTCTCGGTGATGAACATGATCTGTCCGGCATCGCGATACGGCAGTGGATGAAAGAGCACCGCATCAAGCAGGCTGAAGACCGCGACGTTGCCTCCGATACCGAGCGCGAGGGTGAGCAGGCAGGCCAGGGTGAATCCGGGCGCGCCTGCGAGCTGGCGCAGAGTAAAGCGCACGTCGGCGATAAGGCTTTCTGCGGTGGGCCACTGCCAGGCCTCACGGCTGCGCTCTTCGAGCAGCGCCACATTGCCGAAGGCGCGGCGGGCTGCCAGCTCAGCCTCTTCACGGCTCAGGCCTTCGTCCATCAACTCGTCGATCTTCTCTTCGAGGTGCTCGCGGATGGAAACGGAGAGATCGTCATAACGGCGTCGACGAAAGAACGGACGAAGGATGCGCATGACAGGGATCTCCTATTCCGAACGCAGGGCCTGCATGGGATCGACAGCAGAGGCACGAAACGCCGGCTGAAGGCTGGCCAGAAATGCAACAGCCAGCAGCATGACGGCGGCAGCAGCAAGGCTTGCCGGGTCCCAGGCAGCAACGCCATAGAGCTGGTCGCGAACCAGGGGTGCGAGCGCCGCGGAGGCTGCGGCACCGAGCAGAAGACCGCATGCAGTATCACGCAGAGCAGACCTGGAAATACCGGCAATCACCTGCCCCCGCCGAGCGCCAAAGGCCATGCGCAGGCCGATTTCCCGCGTGCGCTGGGCAACCTGGTAAGACGCCATCCCGTAGAGGCCGACAGCCGTGAGGGTAAGCGCCAGAAGGCCGAAGAGCATGGCCATGCGCGCCAGCAGGCGATCCTGCGTGAAGCTCGCTCCCACCTGCTCGCTCATGGTGCGAAAGCCGCCTGAGGGAAGATTTGGGTCGATCGTGTCGATTTCCGAGCGCACACGCCGCTCAAGCTCGGCGGCAGAGCCGGTGTAGTCCATCACGATGACGGAGATGGCATGGGTCTGCGCCTCAAGATTCACGAAGATGGGATCGGTAAGATGATTCTGCCACTGGGCAAGCGGCTCGAAGACCATCGGCCTCGAACCGGAGCGCAGATCACCATAGAGAGCATCGCCGACAACTCCGACGACCTGGTAAGCTCCGACATCCTCGTGTTCATAGAGACCGAAACGGCGCCCGATGGGATTACCACTTCCAAGAAACTTCCGGACAAAAGCCTCATTGACAACAGCAACCAGCGGTGAACCCGGGCCATCCGAAGCCTGAATGCCGCGACCGAGCAGCACCGGCTGGCCGATGGTCTCGAGGAACCCGGGAGAGACACGATTGAAAAGAACCTGATTATTCTCTTCAGACGCATCGGAGATATGACCCGGCAGATATGCTCCGAAGACCCAGGGATCGTCATCGAACGGCGCATACAGGCTGAGGCCCACCCTGTGCATGCCGGGCAACACCTTGAGCCGCTCCTCGAGAGCGCGATAGAGACCCGCCAGATCGGCTGAGCCGTACCCCGCGGCCTGCGGATCGATATCCAGGACATAGCGATGCTCGGTGCGGAAGCCGAAGTGCTCGTGCTCGCTGTTGTAGAGGCTGTGCGTGAAGAGACCGGCAGCAACCAGCAGCACAAGCGAGAGCGCCGCCTGGAAGACGACCAGGCCACGCTGTGTCAGAACTGCCTCGCCTCCGAGCACCCGGCTGTTGCCGCGCAGCGCCTCGGCAGGTTCGCGGCGCACGGCGACAGAGGCAGGAAAGATGCCGAAGAAAATCCCGGTGAACAGCGAAAGACCCAATGCAAAGCCGAGCACCGGTAGAGAAGGCATAGCGTGGATCGTGCTGTGTGAAGCGCCCGGAAAGGCCAGCGCAAGGATCACGTGCGTTCCGCCATACGCAACGATCAGCCCGGCCGCTCCGCCTATCACGCCCAGCAGGATGCTTTCGGTGATCAGCTGCCGGGCCAGACGCATGCGGGCCGAACCGAGCGCCAGGCGCACCGACATCTCCAGGCGGCGGCGCAGGCCGCGTACCAGCATAAGATTCGCCACATTGGCACAGGCTGTCACCAGCAATAGCGCGGAGATGGCCTGCAGGAAACGCAGCTTCCGGCCTGTCTCCTGTTGCAGCCTCTGGATACCGGCGCCGCCGGGAGCAAGCACGACGCGGGCGCGCTCAACACGCGGCCGCAGCCCGTGTGCGCGATATTCGGTCTGGGTCAGCATCCAGTGGCGCAGCTCGGCAGACACCTGCTGTTCAAGGATCGCCGGCGAGACACCCGGACGCACACGGCCGATGAGGAAGAGCCAGCTGGCGATGGGCTGGTGCAGCACGGAGCTCGATTGCTCGAGCAGCGGTTCGGCAGAGAGTGGAATCCACAGGGATGGAGGCGCCTCGCTGACGCGATCCCCGAAGAACGCAGGAGCGGCCACTCCGACAATGGTGACCGGCTGGCCTTCCATCCGGAATACCGAACCAATGACCGCAGCATCGCCTCCATAGGAGGACTGCCATGCCTCATAACTCAACACTGCGACAGCCGGAGCTCCCGGCTGATCGTCTCCGTCGGTCAGCAGCCGTCCAACTGCCGCCTGCACGCCGAAGGTCTGAAAGTAATTGCCGGAGACGAACTCACGCGTCATCGACGCTACGTGTCCACCCGGGCGCCGCACACTCATACGGCGGATACCCGCCTGCATGGCAGCGAGTTGTTCAAAGCCCGGAGCCGAGGCACGAAGATGCCGGTAGAACTCCCACGAGAAGATGTCGACGCGCCCGTCTGCGTTCTCGAGACCATTGGTGAAGCAGCAGTCGTCGTAAGAATCGCCTAGCCGATAGAGCTGTGCCGGATCGCTCACCGGCAACCGGCGCATGAGAATCTCATGCACGAGCGTGAAGATGGCCGTATTCGCACCAATGCCAAGCGCCATGGTGAGGATCACAACCACCGCGTAGCCCGGCGAGCGGCGCAGCTGGCGAACGGCATAACGGATATCCGCGAAAATACTTTCGGCCGTGGGCCACTGCCAGGCCTCGCGGCTGCGCTCCTCCAGTAACGCCACATTGCCGAAAGCGCGACGGGCAGCCTGCTCGGCCTCTTCACGACTCAGGCCTTCGTCCATCAGCTCATCGATCTTTTCCTCGAGATGCTCGCGAATGGAGACGGAGAGATCGTCATACCGGCGAAGGCGGAAGATGGGACGAAGAATGCGCATGGGCTGAGTTCCTCAGGCTTGCGAGATGGCGAGAACGCGGGTAATACCGGCGAACATGCGCTCGAAGCTGGAGATTTCCTGCTCGAGATGACGAAGACCGGTGTCTGTCAGGCGATAGATGCGGGTAGGGCGGTTCTTGGCGGAGATGCCGGTCTCACACTCAAGCCAGCCCTCGCGGAGCATGCGCTGCAGCGCGGGATAGAGCGAGCCTTCCTCGATTTGCAGCAAGTCGTCGGAGACCTGCTGGATGTGCTTCACGAGCGCATAACCGTGCATCGGGCGCTGGCGGAGCGACTGGAGGATCATCATTTCGAGCGCGCCGGGAAAAAGATCGCGAGAGGCGGAGTTTCTGGGCATGGAAGAAATAGTAGGGACAAATACCTATTTTGAAAATAGTTATTTTTAGAGCCAGACCTGAATCTTCAAAACCACGAAAGACAGACGTGATGTATTCAATAGTGGTGACGAAAGGCCTAAGTCGCGTATGCTGAACGATTAGTAGCTCCACGAAACCAGTCATTTTCCGGGGAAGAATGCGAGAGAAGGCAGGCAGCTCAGCCAGCGTGAAGGCGGGATCCAAAGGTAAGAAGGGCGGAACAGCGAAGGCATCGAAGGCAGAGCATGGAACCAGCCTGCTGACCGCGTTCCAACAGATTCGCGAGCTGATTGTGCACGGAAAACTGGCTCCGGGAACATGGATTGTGGAAGGCGACCTGGCCGACCGTCTGGGTATGAGCCGTACGCCGGTGCGCGGCGCCCTGCACTGGCTGCAACGCGAAGGCTATGTACTGGAGCAGAAGAGTGCGAGCAAGACGCGCATGTTCGTGGCTCCGCTGAC belongs to Silvibacterium dinghuense and includes:
- a CDS encoding ABC transporter permease; the protein is MRILRPFFRRRRYDDLSVSIREHLEEKIDELMDEGLSREEAELAARRAFGNVALLEERSREAWQWPTAESLIADVRFTLRQLAGAPGFTLACLLTLALGIGGNVAVFSLLDAVLFHPLPYRDAGQIMFITETLPAMSLDEVGVSVQEARDYMARSRSFEAMGTYNSEGLNLTGSGQPMRINAATVSPSIFPLLGVSPVLGRTFTKEEDKPGHDAVAVLSWRLWQNEYRGDRAILGRTIQLDERPVQVIGIMPPSFRFPFDGKPFSEMADLWLPDVPSPKLLEPHNRIMEFGVGLVGRLRPGVSVEQARTEIAHLCAAFETEHSDIYSGTLRLETSLYPFAAYSMQKARPLALLLMAAVACVLLIACANVASLLLARAGHRTREMAIRAAIGAGRIRLLRQCLVESLVLSTGGAIAGVALAEVLILALRHWGPAAVPRLHDVSLHGPVLLFALGITVVAAVLFGLVPAWKLSHTAPQSALKDTTQIGGTRSSQRLLHAIAVSEIALAITLLIAGGLLIRSFERLISAPFGFDPQSTTVVRTVFDAARYPDPAKRVQAEFEVLDRLSHLPGVTRVAIASHLPLGDSREIGIHIEHAPPDEYHWAENSMVSPGYFRAMGIPILRGRDFTAQDNNPSTPVVIVSQAFARQLYPERDAIGQRFEWSGPALFTIIGIAADVHIAALDTDPPAMTYMALNQVGGHGVAGSVAFILRSTGDSTPDFAAIQQAVWSLDRELPLYNVTTLSTLIEASLAQRRFTLQVLTAFAVSATVLAVIGLFGVLSYLVEQRSREFGVRMALGADRRRILTLIASRGLFLGASGAIVGLMLAFVATGLLRGSLYHVSRFDPLTYLAVPLLLMIVSLAAVLIPARRAAAVDPMQALRSE
- the mqnE gene encoding aminofutalosine synthase MqnE, with product MSEVSAGTQFGPSSAAQARPFRTSDPRLEPVARRVMAGERLNFDDGLVLYGSPDIFAVGWLANTVREKLHGDLTYFNVNRHINPTNVCVANCRLCAFGRKKGTDGSYTMDLEQAWAAAASGYSEAVTEFHIVGGLHPDLPLEFFLDLISGLKERFPQVHIKAFTMVEIAFLAKRAKLSIPETIERMKAAGLDSCPGGGAEIFADRVRHIICDHKIDGSEWLDTARMVHQAGLKSNATMLYGHIENDEDRVDHLLRLRAVQDETGGFQTFIPLAFHPDNTPLDHLPRTTGMTDLRQIAVGRLLLDNFPHIKAYWQMMTPQIAQIALRFGADDVDGTVIEEKIYHDAGATTPQGMRRQDLMRLIAEAGRVPVERDTLYRNVTRTEDSFTVAV
- a CDS encoding ABC transporter permease, which gives rise to MRILRPIFRLRRYDDLSVSIREHLEEKIDELMDEGLSREEAEQAARRAFGNVALLEERSREAWQWPTAESIFADIRYAVRQLRRSPGYAVVVILTMALGIGANTAIFTLVHEILMRRLPVSDPAQLYRLGDSYDDCCFTNGLENADGRVDIFSWEFYRHLRASAPGFEQLAAMQAGIRRMSVRRPGGHVASMTREFVSGNYFQTFGVQAAVGRLLTDGDDQPGAPAVAVLSYEAWQSSYGGDAAVIGSVFRMEGQPVTIVGVAAPAFFGDRVSEAPPSLWIPLSAEPLLEQSSSVLHQPIASWLFLIGRVRPGVSPAILEQQVSAELRHWMLTQTEYRAHGLRPRVERARVVLAPGGAGIQRLQQETGRKLRFLQAISALLLVTACANVANLMLVRGLRRRLEMSVRLALGSARMRLARQLITESILLGVIGGAAGLIVAYGGTHVILALAFPGASHSTIHAMPSLPVLGFALGLSLFTGIFFGIFPASVAVRREPAEALRGNSRVLGGEAVLTQRGLVVFQAALSLVLLVAAGLFTHSLYNSEHEHFGFRTEHRYVLDIDPQAAGYGSADLAGLYRALEERLKVLPGMHRVGLSLYAPFDDDPWVFGAYLPGHISDASEENNQVLFNRVSPGFLETIGQPVLLGRGIQASDGPGSPLVAVVNEAFVRKFLGSGNPIGRRFGLYEHEDVGAYQVVGVVGDALYGDLRSGSRPMVFEPLAQWQNHLTDPIFVNLEAQTHAISVIVMDYTGSAAELERRVRSEIDTIDPNLPSGGFRTMSEQVGASFTQDRLLARMAMLFGLLALTLTAVGLYGMASYQVAQRTREIGLRMAFGARRGQVIAGISRSALRDTACGLLLGAAASAALAPLVRDQLYGVAAWDPASLAAAAVMLLAVAFLASLQPAFRASAVDPMQALRSE
- a CDS encoding PadR family transcriptional regulator, with protein sequence MPRNSASRDLFPGALEMMILQSLRQRPMHGYALVKHIQQVSDDLLQIEEGSLYPALQRMLREGWLECETGISAKNRPTRIYRLTDTGLRHLEQEISSFERMFAGITRVLAISQA